From Oceanispirochaeta sp., one genomic window encodes:
- a CDS encoding histone deacetylase family protein, whose amino-acid sequence MKVIEKYNDSLHNPYWKYQLGKEAYEVKDTPQRVESIKKSLHSDERFDFITAKQFPDRLITQLHPYHDYIRNTALTLNNDEEEFYPDLFPGEGAHLKKRDDSPLWGGIWCTDAVTPIKRKTYEVARASAESALTGAELISQGQEKTVYALCRPSGHHAGPRVFGGYCYFNNVATAAQYLLAKGKVAIVDIDYHHGNGTQEFFDDIKSIFTASIHGDPEDEYPYFWGYAEETGKGQAEGTNHNEPLAKGTQLKEYSKALKRILKKIKAFNPAFLIIAAGFDTHETDPIGSFKIRTEDYETIGKQFKSLDLPTLVCQEGGYNTDVLGECVKHFLIGLM is encoded by the coding sequence ATGAAAGTAATTGAAAAATATAACGACAGCCTACACAATCCCTATTGGAAATATCAACTGGGTAAGGAAGCATACGAAGTCAAAGATACTCCTCAACGTGTCGAATCTATCAAGAAATCACTTCATTCTGATGAACGCTTCGATTTTATTACAGCCAAACAGTTTCCCGATCGACTAATAACACAACTACACCCCTACCACGACTATATCAGGAACACAGCCTTAACCTTAAATAATGACGAAGAAGAATTTTACCCAGATCTTTTTCCCGGTGAGGGCGCCCATCTTAAAAAAAGAGATGATTCACCCCTATGGGGCGGAATTTGGTGTACTGACGCGGTTACTCCGATTAAAAGAAAAACCTATGAGGTTGCACGAGCCTCTGCTGAATCCGCACTGACAGGAGCTGAATTGATCAGCCAGGGCCAGGAAAAAACGGTTTATGCGCTGTGCCGCCCTTCAGGACATCATGCAGGTCCCCGTGTATTTGGCGGTTATTGTTATTTTAACAATGTAGCTACTGCTGCACAGTACTTATTAGCGAAAGGAAAGGTTGCTATAGTAGATATAGATTACCATCATGGAAACGGAACGCAGGAGTTTTTTGATGATATAAAGTCTATATTTACCGCTTCTATTCATGGTGATCCTGAAGATGAGTATCCCTACTTCTGGGGATATGCTGAGGAAACTGGAAAAGGCCAGGCTGAAGGAACGAATCATAATGAACCTTTAGCAAAGGGCACACAACTGAAAGAATACAGCAAAGCCCTGAAACGGATTCTCAAGAAGATTAAAGCATTTAATCCCGCCTTCCTTATCATTGCCGCCGGCTTTGATACCCATGAGACAGATCCCATTGGCAGTTTCAAAATTCGCACCGAGGATTACGAGACAATTGGCAAACAATTTAAGTCTCTGGATCTACCTACTCTGGTATGTCAGGAAGGCGGTTATAATACTGATGTTCTGGGAGAATGCGTGAAACATTTTCTTATCGGACTGATGTAA
- a CDS encoding LysM peptidoglycan-binding domain-containing protein: MPFRQLRIRELSQDKTTWRIRTVAWILLALIAVLLIAIGITSKSLIFPQDVSVVSTGMSSENTAAAPTDQAPDTGAPADDTAAGVPAEPEPPPVPVSVAEAPIEPEPTVMAKAEVMEVLVVPGDTLWDIAATRWGDSGWWPVIYGENRSDLSRRNPDHIESGMTLWIPVLAGRVSSPDAADLRRKTNAYQVVADDYGKLDNPRAPEYETAAARGFKE; this comes from the coding sequence ACCTGGCGTATCAGAACTGTTGCCTGGATCTTACTGGCACTGATTGCAGTGCTTCTGATTGCAATTGGCATCACCTCAAAGAGTTTGATCTTTCCTCAGGATGTGTCCGTGGTATCTACCGGGATGTCATCGGAAAATACAGCGGCAGCACCCACTGATCAGGCTCCTGATACCGGCGCACCAGCGGATGATACCGCCGCCGGCGTTCCCGCAGAACCGGAACCCCCTCCTGTACCCGTTTCCGTAGCCGAAGCTCCTATAGAACCGGAACCCACGGTGATGGCAAAAGCTGAGGTGATGGAGGTTCTCGTCGTCCCCGGCGATACGCTGTGGGACATTGCTGCGACCAGATGGGGTGATTCTGGCTGGTGGCCGGTTATCTATGGGGAGAACAGATCAGATCTGTCTCGTCGAAATCCGGACCATATCGAGAGCGGGATGACACTGTGGATACCCGTTCTGGCGGGTAGAGTGAGCAGCCCCGATGCCGCAGACCTCCGTCGGAAAACAAATGCCTACCAGGTTGTGGCCGACGATTACGGAAAGCTCGACAACCCACGAGCCCCGGAGTATGAGACCGCTGCTGCTCGCGGGTTCAAAGAGTAA